The following proteins come from a genomic window of Geomonas sp. RF6:
- the thpR gene encoding RNA 2',3'-cyclic phosphodiesterase: protein MRLFVAADLPECAKEAIAELRFELPAARWVPVEQLHLTLRFIGEVDPATFQLIRKALAAVPVEGFSLTLRGVGHFPPGKHPRVLWVGMDPSPPLIRMQQHIEGTMRELGIPGEERRFSPHITLARLQDAPVSAVNAFEARHQAFACPPFEVREFHLYSSVLSGKGATHRREATYHHKGA, encoded by the coding sequence ATGAGACTCTTTGTCGCAGCGGACCTGCCCGAATGTGCGAAGGAAGCGATCGCCGAGCTGCGCTTTGAGCTCCCGGCGGCGCGCTGGGTGCCGGTGGAACAGCTCCACCTGACGCTGCGTTTCATAGGTGAGGTGGACCCGGCGACGTTCCAGTTGATCAGGAAGGCGCTCGCGGCGGTCCCGGTCGAGGGGTTCTCCCTCACGCTGCGCGGTGTCGGCCACTTTCCACCGGGGAAACATCCGCGGGTCCTGTGGGTAGGAATGGACCCGTCTCCGCCGCTGATCCGGATGCAGCAGCACATCGAGGGGACCATGAGGGAGCTGGGGATCCCCGGTGAAGAGCGGCGCTTCTCCCCCCACATCACTCTCGCCCGCCTGCAGGATGCGCCAGTCTCTGCGGTGAACGCCTTCGAGGCGAGGCACCAGGCTTTTGCCTGCCCTCCGTTCGAGGTGCGCGAGTTCCACCTCTACTCCAGCGTCCTCAGCGGGAAAGGGGCGACCCACCGCCGGGAGGCCACCTACCACCACAAGGGGGCGTGA
- a CDS encoding ParB/RepB/Spo0J family partition protein, which yields MTQQKRFLKGKLYELSLSELRVDKNQPRKYIDEEALQELKTSIEKHGVLQPVLVRRAAEGGFVLVSGERRFQAALKAGLTTIPAIITDGDPAEVAIVENLLREDLTAVEEAEAIAKLKEAHNYRLSDLSRALGKAESTISEILSLVKLPEEIRDDCRSNPKASRKILLEISKQATHSKMKALYKRFKVRGASDGHFKARSRTRSVQGVDVNFVRRFTQRIDLLHLGNLDKEQSESLMADLEVLRSALSKKIRTLKMQPQNK from the coding sequence ATGACTCAACAGAAGAGGTTTCTCAAAGGGAAGCTGTACGAGCTTAGCCTCTCCGAGCTGCGCGTCGACAAAAACCAGCCGCGGAAGTACATCGACGAAGAGGCGCTCCAGGAGCTGAAGACGTCGATAGAAAAGCATGGAGTCCTGCAACCGGTTCTTGTGCGTCGCGCCGCGGAAGGAGGTTTTGTGCTCGTCTCGGGGGAGAGGCGGTTCCAGGCTGCGCTGAAGGCGGGGCTCACCACCATTCCCGCCATCATCACCGACGGTGACCCGGCTGAAGTGGCGATAGTCGAGAATCTGCTGCGCGAGGATCTAACCGCTGTTGAGGAGGCTGAAGCAATTGCAAAACTGAAGGAGGCGCACAATTACAGATTGAGCGACCTCTCCAGGGCCCTCGGGAAAGCGGAATCGACCATCAGCGAGATTCTTTCACTGGTGAAGCTTCCGGAAGAAATCAGGGACGACTGTCGCAGCAACCCGAAGGCTTCCCGAAAGATCCTGCTGGAGATATCAAAACAGGCGACCCACTCGAAGATGAAAGCACTCTACAAGAGGTTCAAGGTACGCGGCGCCTCCGACGGGCACTTCAAAGCGAGGTCGCGCACAAGGAGCGTGCAAGGGGTCGATGTAAATTTCGTCCGGAGGTTTACCCAGAGAATCGATCTACTGCACCTTGGAAATCTGGACAAGGAGCAGAGTGAAAGCCTGATGGCCGACCTGGAGGTGCTAAGGTCCGCCCTCAGCAAGAAGATAAGAACACTGAAGATGCAGCCGCAAAACAAGTGA
- a CDS encoding bile acid:sodium symporter family protein, whose protein sequence is MKKKKSLFLPDIFTIALVITVIAATFFPCHGEGAALFEALTHFAIGLLFFLHGAKLSREAIVAGATHWRLHLVTLCCTFVLFPLLGLALRPILSPLVTSELYVGILFLCMLPSTVQSSIAFTSMAGGNVPASICGASASNILGIFLTPVLVGLFVTQGGNAPDPSAASVLRIVQQLLIPFMAGHLSRRWIGGWVDRHKALLRPVDQGSILLVVYTAFSEAVNEGLWRQIAPLDLAGLFVVCCILLGLLLLITTLCGRLFHFCREDRISIVFCGSKKSLASGVPIAKVLFTGHAVGSIVLPLMLFHQIQLMVCAVLAQHYAKSHAKVQKGTGSHGAP, encoded by the coding sequence ATGAAGAAAAAAAAGAGCTTGTTCCTCCCCGACATTTTCACGATCGCCCTCGTGATCACCGTCATCGCCGCGACCTTCTTTCCGTGCCACGGGGAGGGTGCCGCACTATTCGAGGCCCTGACGCACTTCGCCATCGGGCTCCTTTTCTTCCTGCACGGCGCGAAGCTATCAAGGGAGGCGATCGTCGCGGGGGCCACCCACTGGCGCCTCCACCTCGTCACCCTCTGCTGCACTTTTGTTCTCTTCCCACTCCTCGGACTCGCGCTGCGCCCCATCCTCTCCCCCCTGGTGACCAGCGAGCTGTACGTCGGAATCCTCTTTCTCTGCATGCTCCCGTCCACTGTGCAGTCCTCCATCGCCTTCACCTCCATGGCGGGAGGAAATGTCCCTGCCTCGATCTGCGGCGCCTCCGCCTCGAATATCCTGGGGATCTTCCTCACACCGGTCCTGGTCGGCCTCTTCGTGACACAGGGAGGGAATGCCCCCGATCCTTCGGCCGCTTCAGTCTTGCGCATCGTGCAGCAACTCCTCATCCCGTTCATGGCGGGGCACCTGTCGAGGCGCTGGATAGGTGGGTGGGTGGACAGGCACAAGGCGCTGCTGCGGCCGGTCGACCAGGGCTCCATCCTCCTCGTGGTCTACACCGCCTTTAGCGAGGCGGTAAATGAAGGGCTCTGGCGCCAGATCGCCCCGTTGGACCTCGCGGGGCTCTTCGTGGTCTGCTGCATTCTCCTCGGGCTCCTCCTGCTGATCACCACCCTCTGCGGCAGGCTCTTCCACTTCTGCCGCGAGGACCGCATCAGCATCGTCTTCTGCGGTTCGAAAAAGAGCCTCGCCAGCGGTGTCCCCATCGCGAAGGTCCTCTTCACCGGACATGCCGTCGGCAGCATCGTCCTCCCTCTCATGCTTTTCCACCAGATCCAGCTCATGGTCTGCGCGGTGCTCGCACAGCACTACGCGAAGTCGCACGCGAAAGTGCAGAAGGGGACCGGCTCTCACGGCGCACCGTAA
- a CDS encoding DUF2155 domain-containing protein yields MTRRMRLLFLPLLALIAFVGCTQKEEKNQAAPKSQQAKKESQVVVPENVKGKWKAVKIAVIDKNSGKQSVYSVPVNSEFPIPNSGLLLKVGDFLPHFVMEGTALTSRSNDPKNPAVQIRIEEGGREIFKGWLFANFPTTHAFQHPQYGFTLVGYQPA; encoded by the coding sequence GTGACGCGACGTATGAGACTCCTCTTTTTGCCGCTACTTGCGCTTATTGCGTTTGTCGGATGCACCCAGAAGGAAGAGAAGAACCAGGCAGCACCGAAGTCCCAGCAGGCGAAGAAGGAATCGCAGGTCGTTGTTCCGGAAAACGTGAAGGGAAAGTGGAAGGCCGTAAAGATCGCCGTTATCGACAAGAACAGCGGCAAGCAGTCGGTCTACTCGGTCCCGGTGAACTCCGAGTTCCCCATTCCCAACTCCGGTCTGCTCCTCAAGGTGGGTGATTTCCTCCCGCACTTCGTCATGGAAGGGACCGCCCTCACCTCCCGCTCCAACGACCCGAAGAATCCTGCGGTGCAGATCCGGATCGAGGAAGGGGGGAGAGAGATCTTCAAGGGGTGGCTCTTCGCGAACTTCCCCACCACCCATGCGTTCCAGCATCCGCAGTACGGCTTCACCCTCGTCGGGTACCAGCCGGCATAA
- a CDS encoding DUF3108 domain-containing protein, producing MPIRPRKISLLAICLVISIAVHSLALCAVRMLGSYDFGAPVGESAVLVDLVGSSIAAKEVDPADSVSDDGETPAVVDRTATADDARATEAKAVESHEAAASPEVAEGAPSEEEPVEPPPPTPPGTGGNEPHALAEAPKPPAPAASEVTTAEASAARPAAAPPSITKSAFPAAREEKLTYLISMLGLPIGKAELEAKNNGRGTTLTLRVRSNPAMSGVYPVDDLVETQQVDGRYLMTRVQQREGNFRSDEGFSINIPQRSVSWSDNINYRNKKMTVPTEDVLDTLSGIYSLRNRALQVGKTETLHIFDSETYAEVPVEVLRREEMRLPNLSKVDALVVRPLQKSAGIFRRTGDILIWMTDDAKKVPVKIVTTIALGRVTAELVSAETHSHDGEAKGKVD from the coding sequence ATGCCAATCCGCCCACGGAAAATCAGTCTTCTCGCCATCTGCCTGGTCATCTCCATTGCAGTCCATTCGCTCGCACTGTGCGCCGTAAGAATGCTCGGAAGCTACGACTTTGGCGCCCCAGTCGGTGAGAGTGCCGTACTGGTCGACCTCGTGGGGAGCAGTATCGCTGCTAAAGAGGTGGACCCGGCAGACTCCGTTTCAGACGACGGGGAAACTCCGGCTGTGGTCGATCGCACCGCCACCGCGGACGATGCGAGGGCGACCGAGGCAAAGGCGGTCGAAAGCCATGAAGCTGCGGCTAGTCCCGAGGTAGCTGAAGGAGCACCGTCGGAGGAAGAGCCGGTAGAGCCGCCCCCCCCGACGCCTCCAGGCACAGGGGGGAACGAGCCTCATGCTCTGGCTGAAGCGCCAAAGCCGCCTGCTCCCGCCGCTTCGGAGGTCACTACAGCGGAGGCATCCGCCGCCAGGCCGGCAGCCGCCCCGCCTTCCATCACCAAATCCGCCTTTCCAGCTGCCAGGGAGGAAAAGCTCACCTACCTGATATCAATGCTGGGATTGCCCATAGGAAAGGCGGAGCTGGAGGCGAAAAACAACGGGAGAGGGACCACCCTCACCCTGAGGGTCAGGTCGAATCCGGCGATGTCCGGCGTTTATCCTGTGGATGATCTGGTGGAGACGCAGCAGGTTGACGGCAGATACCTGATGACGAGGGTCCAGCAACGAGAGGGAAACTTCAGGAGCGACGAAGGCTTCAGCATCAACATTCCGCAAAGAAGCGTCTCCTGGAGCGACAACATCAACTATCGCAACAAGAAGATGACGGTACCGACCGAGGATGTGCTCGATACCCTTTCGGGGATCTACTCCCTTCGAAATCGCGCGCTCCAGGTCGGGAAAACGGAGACTCTGCACATCTTCGACAGCGAGACGTACGCTGAGGTCCCGGTCGAGGTCCTGCGCAGGGAGGAAATGCGGCTGCCGAACCTCTCCAAAGTGGACGCCCTGGTAGTGCGCCCCCTGCAAAAGAGCGCCGGTATCTTCCGGCGTACCGGCGACATCCTCATCTGGATGACGGATGACGCGAAGAAGGTGCCGGTAAAAATCGTGACGACTATCGCACTTGGCAGGGTGACGGCCGAGCTGGTCTCAGCCGAGACACACTCTCATGATGGAGAAGCGAAAGGAAAGGTCGACTGA
- the serS gene encoding serine--tRNA ligase yields the protein MLDAKYLRENLDAVEARLGSRGPGVSLALFRELDGRRRELLQQSETLKALRNKVSEEISRLKDKSQAQGQMAEMREVSQKIKSIDESLRVVDEELQLFLLSVPNMPHPSVPVGSSENDNVTYRTWGAPPEFGFEAKAHWDIGEGLGILDFETGTKLTGARFTLYRGAGARLERALINFMLDLHTQEHNYIEMLPPFMVNRESMTGTGQLPKFEEDLFHLEGVDYFLIPTAEVPITNVHRSDILKGTDLPIYYAAYTPCFRKEAGSYGKDTRGLIRQHQFNKVELVKFTTPETSYDELQKLLANAEEVLRRLGIHYRVVELCTGDLGFSAAKTYDIEVWLPGQNCYREISSCSCFEDFQARRAGIKFRREEKGKPEFVHTLNGSGLAVGRTVVAVLENYQQADGSVLIPEVLRPYMGGLERIS from the coding sequence ATGCTCGACGCAAAGTACCTACGCGAAAATCTGGATGCCGTTGAGGCAAGACTCGGAAGCAGAGGCCCTGGCGTTTCCCTCGCTCTTTTCAGGGAACTGGACGGGCGTCGCCGTGAACTCCTGCAGCAGAGCGAGACTCTGAAGGCGCTGCGCAACAAGGTCTCCGAGGAGATCAGCCGCCTGAAGGACAAGAGCCAGGCGCAGGGGCAGATGGCGGAGATGCGCGAGGTTTCGCAGAAGATCAAGTCGATCGACGAATCTTTGCGCGTGGTGGACGAGGAGCTCCAGCTCTTCCTTTTGAGCGTTCCGAACATGCCGCACCCTTCCGTTCCCGTCGGCTCCTCCGAGAACGACAACGTGACGTACCGCACCTGGGGAGCCCCCCCGGAATTCGGTTTCGAAGCGAAGGCGCACTGGGACATCGGCGAAGGGCTCGGTATTCTCGACTTCGAGACCGGCACGAAGCTCACCGGTGCACGTTTCACCCTTTACCGCGGCGCCGGCGCGCGCCTGGAAAGGGCTCTCATTAATTTTATGCTCGACCTGCACACGCAAGAGCATAATTATATTGAAATGCTCCCACCCTTTATGGTAAACAGGGAAAGCATGACCGGGACCGGGCAGCTCCCGAAGTTCGAGGAGGACCTGTTCCACCTGGAAGGGGTTGACTACTTCCTGATCCCGACCGCAGAGGTGCCGATCACCAACGTCCACCGCAGCGATATACTGAAGGGGACGGATCTGCCGATCTACTACGCAGCCTACACCCCCTGCTTCAGGAAAGAAGCCGGGTCCTACGGAAAGGACACGCGGGGGCTGATCAGGCAGCACCAGTTCAACAAGGTCGAGCTGGTCAAGTTCACTACTCCCGAGACATCATACGACGAGTTGCAGAAGCTCCTGGCGAACGCCGAGGAGGTCTTGCGCCGGCTTGGGATCCACTACCGGGTGGTTGAGCTTTGCACCGGCGACCTCGGATTCTCTGCCGCCAAGACGTACGACATCGAGGTCTGGCTGCCGGGACAGAATTGCTACCGGGAAATCTCCTCATGCAGCTGCTTTGAGGACTTCCAGGCACGACGCGCCGGGATCAAGTTCAGGCGTGAGGAGAAGGGAAAGCCGGAATTTGTTCACACACTGAACGGATCCGGTCTGGCAGTAGGACGAACGGTCGTGGCGGTGCTGGAGAACTACCAGCAGGCCGATGGCTCCGTACTGATTCCCGAAGTGCTCAGGCCCTACATGGGCGGCCTGGAACGTATCAGCTAA
- a CDS encoding alpha/beta fold hydrolase, with amino-acid sequence MNYFTVGKENSCDINLYYEDHGTGQPVVLIHGWPLSSASWEKQVPVLLNAGYRVITYDRRGFGRSSKPSTGYDYFTLSEDLHKLLSRLDLRDAILVGFSMGGGEVARYLGVHGGERVEKAVFMAAVTPYLLKTAENPAGVDGTVFEGIKRGVETDRPAFLSEFLQDFYNFDQLNGKKVSEEVLRLSWNIAAAASPKGTLDCVQAWLTDFREDLKRVEIPTLVLHGDADRILPLGVTGKRTHDAIQGSRLEVVNGGPHGLNWTHAEEVNRLLLEFLRKEDFV; translated from the coding sequence ATGAACTATTTCACCGTGGGAAAGGAAAATTCCTGCGACATCAACCTCTACTATGAGGACCACGGCACGGGGCAGCCCGTGGTGCTGATTCACGGCTGGCCCCTTAGCAGCGCCTCGTGGGAGAAGCAGGTTCCGGTCCTCCTCAATGCCGGCTACCGCGTCATTACCTACGACCGCAGGGGGTTCGGCAGGTCGAGCAAGCCGAGCACGGGGTACGACTACTTCACCCTCTCCGAGGACCTGCACAAGCTCCTCTCCAGGCTCGACCTGCGCGACGCCATCCTCGTGGGGTTTTCCATGGGAGGGGGAGAGGTAGCCCGCTACCTCGGGGTGCATGGGGGAGAGCGGGTGGAGAAGGCGGTTTTCATGGCCGCCGTCACCCCCTACCTGCTAAAGACGGCGGAAAATCCCGCAGGGGTCGACGGCACTGTTTTCGAGGGTATTAAAAGAGGTGTGGAAACGGACCGGCCGGCCTTTCTTTCGGAATTTCTCCAGGATTTCTACAACTTCGATCAGCTGAACGGGAAGAAGGTGAGCGAGGAAGTGCTCAGGCTGAGCTGGAACATAGCCGCGGCCGCCTCGCCGAAGGGAACGCTCGATTGCGTGCAGGCGTGGCTGACCGACTTCAGGGAGGATCTGAAACGTGTGGAAATACCGACACTGGTGCTGCACGGTGACGCCGACCGTATCCTCCCCCTTGGCGTGACGGGGAAACGGACCCACGATGCAATTCAGGGGAGCCGCCTGGAGGTGGTGAACGGCGGTCCCCACGGACTGAACTGGACCCATGCGGAAGAGGTGAACCGGCTGCTGCTGGAGTTTTTGCGGAAAGAGGATTTCGTGTAG